In Flavobacteriales bacterium, one genomic interval encodes:
- a CDS encoding TolC family protein: MKYTIALFLALCTTGLFAQEMLTADDAVRIAVEQNHGIRLARLDARSAELLNNAGQAGMLPTVDAVGSYSVDNSSTKQTFFSGEVREADNADSRVLDGAVQLNWTVFDGLAMFAAKDRLEALELIGQTRLRQEIEATVYDVLAAYYQVVQLRKGIAVQREGVRISDERLEIARAGQRIGSASGLAVVQAQLDQSADSAAVLDLLVQESAAVARVNALMGNAPATELALGTDIPSTQPMEFGEIQQAARNANSVLQLARQERIAADFSVKQLRGALLPQVDVFGNYGYTKSTSAVGFLQSNRSIGPDYGARIYIPLFNGAQANKAMQVAKLTREQAAISTEQAELMLEESLLNAWTDHTTANQRVALEQSNLSGARTQTDVALESYRLGAITAVELREVQQGLITAEQRLLAAQYEAKLAELQLKWLAGELP; encoded by the coding sequence ATGAAGTATACGATCGCTCTTTTTCTTGCGCTTTGCACTACGGGCCTTTTCGCCCAGGAAATGCTTACTGCCGATGATGCCGTACGCATCGCTGTGGAACAGAACCACGGTATACGCCTAGCGCGGTTGGATGCGCGCAGCGCGGAATTGTTGAACAACGCAGGACAAGCAGGTATGCTGCCGACCGTGGATGCTGTGGGTTCTTACAGCGTGGACAACAGCAGTACTAAGCAGACCTTCTTCAGTGGCGAAGTGCGCGAGGCGGACAATGCCGATTCCCGTGTGCTCGATGGCGCTGTGCAACTGAATTGGACCGTGTTCGATGGCCTTGCCATGTTCGCCGCGAAGGACCGCTTGGAAGCATTGGAACTGATCGGCCAAACACGTTTGCGGCAGGAGATCGAAGCCACGGTGTACGATGTTCTCGCCGCTTATTATCAGGTGGTGCAACTGCGGAAAGGCATCGCTGTGCAACGCGAAGGTGTTCGCATTTCCGATGAACGGCTGGAGATCGCTCGTGCCGGACAGCGCATCGGAAGTGCCAGTGGTCTTGCCGTGGTGCAAGCGCAACTCGACCAGAGCGCCGACAGTGCTGCCGTGTTGGATCTGCTGGTGCAGGAATCCGCTGCGGTGGCCCGTGTGAATGCATTGATGGGAAATGCTCCAGCAACAGAGCTCGCACTCGGTACGGATATTCCATCCACGCAGCCGATGGAGTTCGGAGAGATCCAACAAGCTGCGCGTAACGCGAACAGTGTACTACAACTCGCACGGCAAGAACGCATCGCGGCGGACTTCAGCGTGAAGCAATTGCGTGGAGCACTACTTCCTCAGGTGGATGTCTTCGGCAACTACGGTTACACGAAGTCCACTTCCGCAGTAGGATTTTTGCAAAGTAACCGAAGCATCGGCCCGGACTATGGCGCACGCATTTACATTCCGCTCTTCAATGGAGCACAGGCCAACAAGGCAATGCAAGTTGCGAAACTGACCCGCGAGCAAGCCGCAATCAGCACCGAACAAGCGGAACTGATGTTGGAGGAAAGTCTGCTCAACGCATGGACGGATCACACCACCGCCAACCAACGTGTTGCGTTGGAGCAAAGCAACCTCAGTGGTGCACGCACACAAACGGACGTGGCGCTGGAGAGCTACCGGCTCGGTGCCATCACCGCAGTGGAATTACGCGAAGTGCAACAAGGCCTCATCACTGCGGAACAACGCTTGCTTGCCGCACAATACGAAGCCAAGCTTGCCGAACTGCAGTTGAAGTGGTTGGCTGGGGAGTTGCCGTAG
- a CDS encoding T9SS type A sorting domain-containing protein: MNYAATTLCALFLALGPTTFAQPGSLDASFDGDGKVTTDFGSMNAQGASVAIRPDGKLVVVGTVTNNSLFAFGAVGYNVDGSLDTDFGTNGKVATNMGLNNASVYAVAVQSDGKIIMAGGAYIGSTYVFALARYNPDGTLDTSFGTDGKVTTAVGSGGPAEVGSLAIQSDGKIIAAGGAYEDVSQIVSGVFALVRYNPDGTLDTDFGVDGRSTTEFGYNFARIRSVAIQPDGKIVAVGVSHWSPTFDIALARYNVDGSLDNSFSDDGKLTTDLGYDQGNGNSVVIQPDGKILLAGSIGSGSASDFVLIRYNTDGTPDTDFGTDGHITTDIAGGFDDTGNSVILQPDGKVLLAGTSYNAASTDFALVRYNADGTPDPDLGSVGIVITDFNGFDDMANSSALQPDGNIIVAGYANDGTDYAFAVARYLSGLNVGIIDLSVANDNALIYPNPIGMHATLEYTLQHAERISIHLLDMQGRTVHTFIEGQEQASGYHQQRIELPEALPSGTYLIAISSPKGRLTVQVVK; encoded by the coding sequence ATGAACTACGCAGCAACAACCCTTTGCGCATTGTTCCTCGCACTTGGCCCAACAACATTCGCACAACCCGGTAGCTTGGATGCCAGTTTTGATGGAGATGGAAAGGTGACTACCGATTTTGGATCCATGAATGCTCAAGGAGCATCTGTTGCAATTAGGCCGGACGGAAAGCTGGTCGTAGTCGGAACAGTAACGAACAATTCGCTTTTCGCTTTCGGTGCGGTCGGTTACAACGTTGATGGTAGCCTCGACACTGATTTTGGGACCAATGGGAAGGTGGCTACCAACATGGGACTGAATAATGCCTCCGTATATGCAGTAGCGGTACAATCGGATGGAAAGATCATCATGGCCGGAGGTGCTTACATTGGCTCTACGTACGTCTTTGCGTTGGCACGGTATAACCCGGATGGCACCCTTGACACCAGTTTTGGTACGGACGGTAAAGTGACAACTGCCGTTGGAAGTGGAGGGCCTGCTGAGGTCGGATCACTGGCGATCCAGTCGGATGGGAAGATCATAGCTGCAGGGGGTGCGTACGAAGATGTGTCACAAATTGTAAGCGGGGTTTTCGCCCTGGTACGTTACAACCCGGATGGAACGCTCGATACCGACTTCGGTGTTGACGGTAGATCGACAACGGAGTTCGGTTATAATTTTGCCCGCATTCGATCAGTCGCCATTCAGCCGGACGGGAAGATCGTAGCGGTGGGCGTTTCACACTGGTCTCCGACCTTTGACATCGCACTGGCCAGATACAACGTTGATGGCAGCTTGGACAACAGCTTTAGTGATGATGGAAAATTGACCACCGATCTGGGTTATGATCAGGGAAACGGCAATTCAGTAGTGATCCAGCCGGACGGGAAGATCCTGTTGGCCGGAAGCATCGGTTCTGGTTCAGCAAGTGATTTTGTTTTGATCCGCTATAACACCGATGGCACGCCTGACACGGATTTCGGAACGGACGGCCATATTACAACTGACATCGCGGGCGGATTCGATGATACGGGCAATTCTGTCATCTTGCAGCCGGACGGGAAAGTGTTGTTGGCAGGGACTTCCTATAATGCTGCAAGTACCGATTTTGCATTGGTCCGATACAACGCGGATGGAACGCCTGATCCAGATCTTGGCTCGGTCGGTATCGTGATCACCGACTTTAACGGTTTCGATGACATGGCCAATTCGAGTGCGCTTCAACCGGACGGCAACATCATTGTGGCCGGATACGCGAACGATGGCACCGACTATGCGTTTGCAGTAGCGCGTTATCTCTCTGGGCTCAACGTGGGTATTATTGATCTTTCAGTCGCCAATGATAATGCCCTGATCTATCCGAACCCTATTGGAATGCACGCAACGTTGGAGTATACGTTGCAGCATGCCGAGCGGATCAGCATCCATCTACTCGATATGCAGGGCAGAACAGTTCACACGTTCATTGAGGGGCAGGAACAAGCGTCCGGTTATCACCAGCAAAGGATTGAACTACCCGAAGCACTCCCAAGCGGCACTTACCTTATCGCTATTTCTTCCCCCAAGGGAAGGCTTACGGTGCAAGTCGTGAAGTAA